A genomic stretch from Pieris napi chromosome 18, ilPieNapi1.2, whole genome shotgun sequence includes:
- the LOC125058837 gene encoding uncharacterized protein LOC125058837 has protein sequence MLTNLRGVSPLSETMSDNTIERQRAEKALISKTSSLPHKNIGLRNYSDKNGNDVCKNVYKGRKTFAFWTLVCLLFVLAIGNLILTFTILAVLRLGQGLESMEFLPEHNAIKFFGETNLDHLYKKDGLIEGFKDVPMSVVSENGSVIFNLQTRLSRSDTRLTVNTSGIFVRGVNSFEIIEPVTGETVFSTDSAELTLTESVNNLLAKQVSTKRISSPVDEDLLIRADSSLHLQGAEGTHMEAKMLHWSADQDIYLKSINGSIVISGKEGVFIDVRYLPIAAPLTRGGGIGQFKVCVCMPQGKLFRVAVPSGQKVTCSHVNMTGDLNPCL, from the exons ATGCTAACGAATTTACGTGGGGTATCACCGCTGTCCGAAACAATGTCGGATAATACCATCGAAAGGCAACGTGCCGAGAAAGCTTTAATCTCAAAAACCTCATCTTTGCCTCATAAGAACATTGGATTGCGAAATTATTCTGATAAAAATGGAAACGATGTTTGTAAAAATGTGTACAAGGGACGAAAAACTTTCGCATTTTGGACGCTGGTTTGTTTATTGTTCGTTCTGGCGATTGGAAATCTTATTTTAACCTTTACAATACTTGCAGTATTAAGACTGGGCCAAG GGCTAGAAAGCATGGAATTTCTGCCTGAGCACAATGCCATCAAGTTCTTTGGAGAGACAAACTTGGATCATCTTTATAAAAAGGATGGCCTTATCGAGGGCTTTAAAGATGTGCCAATGAGTGTTGTGAGTGAAAATGGATCTGTTATATTCAATTTGCAGACCAG GCTATCTCGCTCCGACACACGACTAACAGTGAACACGTCTGGAATCTTTGTGCGTGGAGTGAATTCTTTTGAAATAATCGAACCTGTGACCGGTGAAACCGTGTTCAGTACTGACAGTGCGGAGTTAACACTCACAGAATCTGTAAATAATTTGCTTGCCAAG cAAGTTTCAACCAAGCGAATATCATCTCCAGTAGACGAGGACCTGCTAATCCGGGCAGACAGTTCCCTTCATCTGCAGGGTGCTGAAGGCACTCATATGGAGGCCAAAATGCTCCACTGGTCTGCTGACCAGGACATCTATTTGAAGTCCATAAATGGATCCATCGTTATAAGCGGGAAGGAAGGAGTCTTCATTGACGTCAG GTATTTACCTATAGCCGCACCCCTAACACGGGGAGGGGGTATTGGGCAATTCAAAGTGTGTGTTTGTATGCCCCAGGGTAAGTTGTTCAGGGTCGCCGTCCCCTCTGGCCAGAAAGTCACCTGTTCACATGTCAATATGACAGGGGATTTGAACCCATGTCTGTAA